The proteins below come from a single Ruegeria sp. THAF33 genomic window:
- a CDS encoding amylo-alpha-1,6-glucosidase, which produces MSQALIDQACKVMEGNDRGSYTVPTHGLYPFQWNWDSALSALGFSHFDMDRAWVEVETLMAHQWEDGMVPHIVFHEPDDGYFPGPDVWQTGQSVPTTGITQPAVAGLALRKLYNRAEDKAAARTRLAELLPKVHAWHQWFYRNRDPENTGLVAIIHPWESGRDNSVDWDEGLDAVPTEGIAPFTRRDTTHANPDHRPTDDQYQRYIWLVEHFRGLRWDNTKLHDASPFRLVDPGFNAILIRSCDDVAELAEILGIPAMASEAREMATKGREALESLWNANLGQYTCYNRAAGVLQDTPTVGGLLAAIAQVPPERAEALVRRIALLSERCDYLVPSHDPADDAFDSKRYWRGPTWLVVNYMIAEGLIQSGQEAMAQRILAGSLRLIEKSGFAEYYDPISGEPCGGGDFTWTAAMVIEILKIQKVPA; this is translated from the coding sequence ATGAGCCAAGCGCTGATCGATCAGGCCTGCAAAGTAATGGAAGGCAACGACCGTGGCAGTTATACCGTGCCTACCCACGGTCTCTATCCCTTTCAGTGGAACTGGGATAGCGCATTGTCTGCGCTAGGCTTTTCGCATTTTGACATGGACAGGGCTTGGGTCGAGGTCGAGACTCTAATGGCCCATCAGTGGGAAGACGGTATGGTGCCCCATATCGTATTTCACGAACCCGATGACGGCTATTTCCCCGGTCCTGACGTCTGGCAAACCGGCCAATCTGTACCGACGACCGGTATCACCCAGCCGGCGGTTGCGGGTCTTGCCCTGCGCAAACTCTATAATCGCGCCGAAGACAAAGCCGCCGCCCGGACGCGGCTTGCTGAACTTCTGCCCAAGGTCCACGCATGGCATCAGTGGTTCTACCGCAACCGCGATCCAGAAAACACCGGGCTGGTGGCAATCATTCACCCGTGGGAATCCGGGCGAGACAACTCGGTGGACTGGGACGAAGGGCTGGATGCTGTACCGACTGAGGGCATAGCACCGTTCACGCGACGCGATACAACACATGCCAATCCCGATCATCGCCCGACAGATGATCAGTACCAAAGGTATATCTGGTTGGTGGAACACTTCCGCGGATTGCGATGGGATAACACAAAACTACATGACGCCTCGCCTTTCCGATTGGTTGACCCGGGGTTCAATGCCATCCTTATTCGGTCTTGTGACGATGTTGCGGAATTAGCGGAGATTTTGGGTATTCCTGCCATGGCCTCTGAAGCGCGCGAAATGGCCACCAAGGGCCGTGAAGCGTTGGAAAGCTTATGGAATGCAAATCTTGGACAATACACGTGTTACAACCGCGCCGCCGGGGTTCTGCAAGACACGCCAACGGTCGGCGGGTTACTTGCGGCAATTGCTCAGGTGCCTCCCGAGCGCGCCGAAGCCCTGGTGCGAAGGATCGCCTTGCTGTCCGAGCGATGCGATTATCTGGTGCCAAGCCACGACCCGGCAGATGACGCCTTTGACAGTAAACGCTATTGGCGTGGACCGACATGGCTGGTCGTGAACTATATGATTGCCGAAGGGCTGATCCAATCAGGACAGGAAGCAATGGCACAACGTATCCTTGCTGGCAGCTTGCGCCTCATTGAGAAAAGCGGCTTTGCGGAATACTATGATCCCATCAGCGGTGAACCGTGTGGGGGTGGAGATTTCACTTGGACAGCTGCAATGGTGATTGAAATTCTCAAGATTCAAAAAGTGCCCGCATGA
- a CDS encoding D-lyxose/D-mannose family sugar isomerase, whose amino-acid sequence MKRSRINEIMAQANELIRSHGFTLPPFAYWTPEEFKARESDARHVIDARCGWDITDYGDGDFDRMGLFLFTLRNGLQSDLAKGGGMCYAEKLLISRQDQLSPMHTHVLKAEDIINRGGATLVVELFGSDDAGGFAEDRGGVVWLDGIRRDYGPGEKLRLAPGESVTLRPGDWHAFWGEGGDVLIGEVSTVNDDETDNVFRDPIGRFAEVQEDVAPTHLLVSDYSKWLG is encoded by the coding sequence ATGAAACGTTCGCGCATCAACGAGATTATGGCGCAAGCAAATGAGCTAATTCGCTCTCACGGTTTCACATTGCCGCCGTTTGCCTATTGGACGCCAGAAGAATTTAAGGCTCGTGAAAGCGATGCCCGTCACGTGATTGACGCGCGTTGCGGTTGGGATATCACTGACTACGGCGACGGTGATTTTGATCGGATGGGCCTGTTTCTTTTCACCCTGCGCAACGGTCTGCAGAGCGACTTGGCGAAAGGCGGCGGCATGTGTTACGCTGAGAAGCTGTTGATTTCACGGCAAGATCAGCTTTCGCCGATGCACACGCATGTTCTGAAGGCAGAAGATATCATCAACCGTGGTGGCGCGACCCTAGTGGTCGAGCTTTTCGGCTCGGATGATGCCGGAGGTTTTGCAGAGGATCGCGGCGGCGTAGTCTGGCTGGATGGTATCCGCCGCGACTACGGCCCGGGCGAGAAACTGCGCCTGGCCCCTGGTGAAAGCGTCACCCTTCGCCCTGGTGATTGGCACGCGTTTTGGGGCGAAGGTGGCGATGTGCTGATCGGCGAGGTCTCGACCGTCAATGACGACGAGACCGACAATGTTTTTCGCGACCCAATTGGCCGATTTGCCGAGGTTCAGGAGGACGTCGCGCCGACACATCTTCTGGTCAGCGACTACTCAAAATGGCTAGGCTGA
- a CDS encoding transglutaminase family protein, producing MKLHIRHETRYDFDAPVPFGLQQLRKTPKSFRNQNIVSWSTQITGGRKELTFEDYHRNTVELISFDVNTQSISLISEGVVEVEDTHGVLGRHEGSTPLWLFKRSTPQTTPGKGVAEVIGALPKGEPLEKMHALSESIRTQVAYEIGSSHPGWSAEDALESGCGVCQDHAHIFIACARQIGVPARYVSGYLMMNETELQDATHAWAEVYLDGLGWVGFDVSNGISPDDRYVRVATGLDYSQAAPVIGNRIGAAGEQLTVQLQVAQQ from the coding sequence ATGAAACTGCACATTCGACACGAGACACGATACGACTTCGATGCACCCGTTCCCTTCGGGCTGCAACAGCTGAGAAAGACACCAAAGTCATTCCGCAATCAGAACATTGTAAGTTGGAGCACCCAAATCACTGGCGGGCGCAAAGAACTGACTTTTGAAGACTACCACCGCAACACCGTGGAATTGATCAGTTTCGACGTAAACACCCAAAGCATCTCGTTGATTTCAGAAGGCGTTGTAGAAGTGGAAGACACACATGGCGTCCTCGGGCGTCACGAAGGGTCGACTCCATTGTGGCTATTCAAAAGGAGCACCCCTCAGACAACGCCGGGGAAAGGGGTTGCCGAAGTAATAGGCGCGTTGCCCAAAGGCGAACCGCTGGAAAAGATGCATGCCCTTTCCGAAAGCATTCGCACTCAGGTCGCGTACGAGATTGGAAGTTCGCACCCGGGCTGGAGCGCAGAAGACGCACTCGAATCCGGGTGCGGCGTGTGTCAGGACCACGCGCATATTTTCATTGCCTGCGCACGACAGATTGGAGTTCCTGCACGCTATGTATCGGGTTACCTGATGATGAACGAAACGGAACTACAGGACGCGACCCATGCCTGGGCCGAAGTGTACTTGGACGGGCTTGGGTGGGTCGGGTTCGACGTTTCAAACGGGATCTCACCTGACGATCGATACGTACGCGTCGCGACCGGTCTGGACTATTCCCAAGCTGCCCCAGTAATAGGGAACAGAATTGGGGCAGCGGGTGAGCAATTGACAGTGCAGTTGCAGGTCGCACAGCAATAA
- a CDS encoding proteasome-type protease — MTYAVGMRLNRGLVFMSDTRTNAGVDNVSTFNKMFNWTVDGDRSITILTAGNLATTQATISLLEERTKAPEDRSPSILEAPTMFQVAQLVAATLNDVIQEHSQSGQQADSAFHATLILGGQIKGGPSRLFLIYPEGNFIEAGADTPFFQIGETKYGRPILVRAYDPEMSFAETVKLLLVSFDSTIKANLSVGAPLDLLLYDEDSLEGGTRSRFEPDDQYFRTISEVWGDALKSALSKLPEYKPERKPND, encoded by the coding sequence ATGACCTATGCTGTGGGTATGCGGCTGAATCGCGGGTTGGTGTTCATGTCCGACACGCGCACGAATGCAGGCGTCGATAATGTTTCGACCTTCAACAAGATGTTCAATTGGACAGTTGATGGCGATCGGTCGATCACTATCCTAACGGCCGGAAACCTTGCGACTACTCAGGCCACCATAAGCCTTCTGGAAGAGCGGACCAAAGCGCCAGAAGATCGCTCGCCGTCCATACTGGAAGCACCGACAATGTTCCAAGTCGCGCAACTGGTCGCGGCTACGTTGAATGACGTCATACAGGAGCATTCCCAATCCGGTCAGCAAGCCGACAGCGCCTTTCATGCGACACTCATCTTAGGTGGCCAGATCAAAGGCGGCCCGTCTCGCCTGTTTCTGATCTACCCCGAAGGCAACTTTATCGAGGCTGGCGCTGACACTCCGTTCTTTCAGATTGGAGAGACGAAATACGGTCGTCCAATTCTGGTGCGCGCCTATGATCCGGAGATGAGCTTTGCGGAAACTGTGAAACTCCTGCTTGTCAGCTTCGACTCCACGATCAAGGCCAATCTATCTGTCGGAGCTCCGCTTGACCTTCTTCTTTACGATGAAGACAGTCTTGAAGGCGGCACACGGTCCAGATTCGAACCCGACGATCAGTACTTTCGCACCATTTCCGAGGTGTGGGGCGACGCGTTGAAATCGGCCTTGTCCAAGCTTCCAGAATACAAACCAGAGCGAAAGCCAAATGATTGA
- a CDS encoding ABC transporter ATP-binding protein has protein sequence MAEIQIKNIAKNFGSYQALHDINLTISDQEFMVLLGASGCGKSTLLRIIAGLETATTGEVWIGGRRVDHLSPKDRGISMVFQNYAVFPHLTVFENIGFGLRMQKLPDEEVKRRVERTAGLMHIEQLLKRYSGELSGGQRQRVAVARALAMEPDVILMDEPLSNLDALLRMEMRAELKGVLAESKTTAIYVTHDQVEAMSMADRISVMHQGKIVQAASPIEVYRDPAAEFVASFIGNPPMNFLPAEAAGSGRWNVAGQNFDGPANGKELKWAIRPEDLRIADQGFGARAKVVEPLGAHLLVTCDVDGHQFRAVLDSELDVKPGDVLTLAPQEGRGRWFDPKTTLAVA, from the coding sequence ATGGCTGAAATACAGATCAAAAACATCGCCAAGAACTTTGGGTCCTACCAGGCTCTGCACGACATCAACCTAACCATCTCAGATCAGGAATTCATGGTGCTTTTGGGTGCTTCAGGCTGCGGCAAGTCCACGCTTTTGCGTATCATTGCGGGGCTCGAGACAGCGACCACCGGCGAGGTCTGGATCGGTGGTCGCCGGGTGGATCACCTGTCGCCAAAGGATCGCGGTATCTCGATGGTGTTCCAGAATTACGCGGTGTTCCCGCATCTGACTGTGTTCGAAAATATCGGCTTTGGTCTGCGGATGCAGAAACTGCCCGATGAGGAAGTCAAACGTCGGGTCGAACGCACCGCTGGATTGATGCATATCGAGCAGCTTCTGAAGCGCTATTCGGGCGAGCTGTCGGGTGGTCAGCGCCAACGGGTCGCCGTTGCCCGTGCATTGGCGATGGAACCGGATGTGATCCTGATGGACGAGCCGCTGTCTAACCTTGACGCATTGTTGCGGATGGAGATGCGGGCCGAGCTAAAGGGTGTTCTGGCTGAAAGTAAAACCACAGCAATCTACGTGACCCACGATCAGGTCGAAGCTATGTCCATGGCTGACCGGATCAGCGTCATGCATCAGGGCAAAATAGTTCAGGCCGCCTCGCCAATCGAGGTGTACCGGGATCCAGCGGCCGAGTTTGTGGCCAGCTTTATCGGCAATCCGCCAATGAACTTCCTTCCTGCCGAAGCAGCGGGTTCCGGGCGCTGGAATGTGGCCGGGCAAAACTTTGACGGGCCGGCAAACGGCAAAGAACTGAAATGGGCGATTCGACCGGAAGATCTGCGCATTGCAGATCAGGGTTTCGGAGCGCGGGCCAAAGTTGTGGAGCCTCTGGGCGCGCATTTGCTGGTGACTTGCGATGTGGACGGGCACCAATTCCGCGCTGTGCTGGATAGTGAGCTCGACGTGAAACCAGGTGACGTACTCACCTTGGCGCCGCAAGAGGGTCGCGGACGCTGGTTTGACCCCAAAACAACTCTGGCCGTTGCGTAA
- a CDS encoding alpha-E domain-containing protein — protein sequence MLGKTAGGLFWMSRYLERAENTARLLETGQRMALTRTKNSTEEWGSVLKTAGVLDGYHAKYDDVSKDNAVDWMLRDADNPSSIKSVIKQARDNARLVRTALTHDVWSAVNSTWMQIDDVMKRRVNERDLPATLELIRQQAALVRGATLGTMLRNDIFDFTRIGTFVERADNTGRILDVKYYVLLPTAFSVGSSLDNIQWESILRSVGAGGGYRMTHGEKTQPSDIAQFLILDQRMPRSLHFCCRKIQENLSYLKKDYGFAGPSCEASNGLYEKYLDQKISDIFEIGLHEYIQDFLTDLGSLSRQIEVDYRFYE from the coding sequence ATGCTGGGAAAAACTGCTGGTGGGTTGTTCTGGATGTCCCGCTACCTGGAACGAGCGGAAAACACGGCCAGGCTGCTTGAAACAGGTCAGCGGATGGCGTTGACCCGCACCAAGAATTCGACCGAAGAATGGGGTTCTGTTCTGAAAACGGCCGGCGTTCTGGATGGGTACCACGCCAAATACGATGATGTTTCAAAAGACAACGCGGTGGATTGGATGCTGCGTGATGCGGATAATCCATCCTCGATCAAGTCAGTCATCAAGCAGGCAAGAGACAATGCGCGCCTTGTTCGAACCGCACTGACACACGATGTTTGGAGCGCAGTAAACTCTACCTGGATGCAGATTGATGATGTCATGAAGCGCCGCGTGAATGAGCGGGACCTGCCTGCGACGCTGGAGCTTATTCGCCAACAGGCGGCCCTGGTTCGTGGCGCTACATTGGGCACGATGCTACGCAATGACATTTTCGACTTCACCCGCATTGGTACCTTCGTCGAACGAGCCGACAATACCGGGCGCATTCTGGATGTGAAATACTACGTTCTTCTGCCCACAGCTTTCTCAGTTGGCTCATCACTGGACAACATCCAATGGGAAAGCATTCTCCGTTCCGTCGGCGCTGGCGGAGGATATCGAATGACCCACGGTGAGAAAACCCAACCGTCTGATATCGCACAGTTTTTGATCTTGGATCAGCGAATGCCGCGCAGCCTTCACTTTTGCTGCAGAAAAATTCAAGAAAACCTTTCTTACCTAAAGAAAGACTATGGCTTTGCCGGGCCTTCCTGCGAGGCCTCGAATGGCCTCTACGAGAAATACCTGGATCAAAAAATCTCTGATATCTTCGAAATCGGTCTGCATGAGTACATTCAGGATTTTCTGACAGATCTCGGCAGCTTAAGTCGACAGATCGAGGTTGATTACAGGTTCTACGAGTAG
- a CDS encoding carbohydrate ABC transporter permease produces the protein MEARLLPYLLILPVTLFLCLFFLYPFALVAQQAFGTESGFSLDNFREVVNYWKFPISMKNTFLLAAAVVPIQLALSLLMATMVTKMQRGRDLVLYIWTIPLGISDLAAGIIWLAIFEQSGFLNSMMVGLGVTDQPVSLLSYQTPWIVFLAIMLAEIWRATAIMLVILVAGIGLIPKEYYEAADVFGASRWKQFTRITLPLLRPSLQTALVLRVILAFEVFAVVAALGGTIFPVLMGEIYAYQFDLQNGGAAAALAIIVLIISIVFTLIIMRALRVPKGATI, from the coding sequence ATGGAAGCGCGGCTATTGCCATACCTTCTGATCCTCCCGGTGACTCTGTTTCTCTGCCTGTTCTTTCTTTACCCGTTTGCGTTGGTGGCGCAGCAGGCTTTTGGAACCGAGAGCGGTTTCTCACTGGATAACTTTCGCGAGGTTGTGAACTACTGGAAGTTCCCGATTTCAATGAAGAACACTTTTCTTCTGGCAGCGGCTGTGGTGCCGATCCAGTTGGCCCTTTCGCTTCTGATGGCCACAATGGTCACGAAGATGCAAAGGGGACGCGATCTGGTTCTGTACATTTGGACCATCCCGCTGGGCATTTCGGACCTTGCAGCTGGTATCATCTGGTTGGCTATCTTCGAGCAGTCAGGCTTCCTGAATTCGATGATGGTGGGATTGGGTGTCACTGACCAACCTGTGAGTTTGCTGAGCTATCAGACCCCCTGGATTGTATTCCTTGCGATTATGCTGGCCGAGATTTGGCGCGCAACCGCGATTATGCTTGTGATCCTTGTCGCAGGCATCGGCTTGATACCCAAGGAATACTACGAGGCCGCAGACGTGTTCGGAGCCTCGCGCTGGAAGCAATTCACGCGGATCACCCTGCCCCTTTTGCGCCCGTCCCTGCAAACGGCCCTGGTCCTGCGCGTCATCCTTGCCTTTGAGGTTTTTGCCGTGGTCGCAGCCCTTGGGGGCACGATTTTTCCGGTGCTTATGGGCGAGATCTACGCCTATCAGTTTGATCTGCAAAATGGCGGTGCGGCAGCAGCACTCGCGATCATCGTTCTGATTATCTCGATCGTCTTCACTCTGATCATTATGCGCGCCTTGCGCGTCCCGAAAGGAGCCACGATATGA
- a CDS encoding circularly permuted type 2 ATP-grasp protein, translating into MSEYFDEMFNGDGSLRGPYEEIGRWFNAEDVSRLRAKQREAEEVFRLTGITFNVYGKAEAEERLIPFDIVPRVISAREWQRLERGIEQRVRAINAFLHDIYHRQEIVRAGRVPAEMIAANEAFLPQMLGITPPGKVYTHIVGVDLVRTGPDEFFVLEDNARTPSGVSYMLENRETMLKMFPELFSATNVRNVSDYPRSLRRSLAACAPACAEGEPTVAVLTPGIYNSAYYEHAFLADQMAVELVEGHDLRVVNGRVCMRTTRGYKPIDVLYRRVDDDFLDPLNFNPDSALGVPGILDVYRAGGITIANAPGTGIADDKAIYSYMPEIVEFYTGEKPLLQNVPTWRCSDPESLSYVLDNLSELVVKEVHGSGGYGMLIGPTASKKEISAFRDKLKARPANYIAQPTLSLSTVPIFARSGLAPRHVDLRPFVLVSPEGIKITPGGLTRVALKKGSLVVNSSQGGGTKDTWVLED; encoded by the coding sequence ATGAGTGAGTATTTTGATGAAATGTTCAACGGCGATGGATCACTCAGAGGTCCATATGAAGAGATCGGCCGCTGGTTCAATGCTGAAGACGTATCACGGCTGAGGGCGAAACAGCGTGAAGCCGAAGAAGTTTTTAGGCTGACGGGCATCACCTTTAATGTTTACGGCAAAGCAGAGGCAGAAGAACGACTGATACCGTTTGATATCGTGCCGCGTGTCATTTCGGCACGAGAGTGGCAGCGGCTGGAACGAGGTATCGAACAGCGAGTTCGGGCAATCAACGCGTTTCTTCATGACATATACCACCGTCAGGAAATTGTTCGCGCTGGCCGTGTGCCGGCTGAGATGATCGCCGCAAACGAAGCGTTCCTGCCGCAGATGTTGGGCATCACGCCACCTGGTAAGGTCTATACGCACATAGTCGGTGTTGATTTGGTGCGAACCGGGCCGGACGAGTTTTTTGTGCTGGAAGACAATGCGCGTACACCGTCCGGTGTGAGCTATATGCTCGAGAACCGGGAAACGATGCTCAAAATGTTCCCGGAACTGTTTAGCGCCACAAATGTCCGGAATGTTTCCGATTACCCGCGTAGTTTAAGACGGTCCCTGGCTGCATGCGCGCCAGCTTGCGCCGAGGGAGAACCCACTGTCGCCGTGTTGACGCCTGGCATCTACAATTCAGCCTACTACGAGCACGCCTTCTTGGCAGATCAGATGGCCGTGGAATTGGTCGAAGGTCACGACTTGCGGGTTGTAAACGGGCGTGTCTGCATGCGCACCACCAGAGGTTATAAACCCATTGACGTTCTCTATCGCAGAGTGGATGACGACTTTCTGGACCCGTTGAATTTCAACCCCGACAGCGCATTGGGCGTGCCGGGTATTCTGGACGTTTATCGCGCTGGCGGTATCACGATTGCGAACGCCCCGGGAACAGGCATAGCCGATGACAAGGCGATCTATTCATACATGCCTGAAATCGTTGAATTCTACACGGGTGAGAAGCCCCTGCTTCAAAATGTTCCCACGTGGCGTTGCAGCGATCCCGAATCTCTGTCCTACGTACTGGACAATCTGTCCGAGCTTGTTGTGAAAGAAGTGCACGGGTCTGGCGGCTACGGGATGTTGATCGGCCCGACCGCCAGCAAGAAAGAGATTTCAGCTTTCCGCGACAAGCTCAAAGCGCGGCCGGCGAACTATATTGCTCAACCGACACTGTCGCTTTCAACCGTTCCGATCTTCGCGCGCTCGGGGCTGGCCCCCAGACATGTCGATCTGCGGCCTTTCGTATTAGTGTCGCCTGAGGGGATCAAGATCACTCCCGGCGGCCTGACCCGCGTGGCACTTAAAAAGGGGTCATTGGTCGTCAACTCGAGCCAGGGCGGTGGAACCAAAGACACCTGGGTTCTGGAGGACTGA
- a CDS encoding ABC transporter substrate-binding protein: MSIQSKLAGAVSGLAILVGAAAVQAETLFWSTQARPAEEAQAMRAEVLGGFDGEVDYQPNEDGPWLTRLQAELQAGSGSIDLLGSLHGNFSAMNPDDLMDLSDLGVMSASDTFNDLAKLGTDSLQYMPWMQASYIMAANKEALQYLPEGADVNALTYDQLIAWTANVEQATGQKKFGFPAGPKGLKHRFFQGYLYPSYTNGVVRTFASPEAVTAWEKFKELWSHTNPASTNFSFMQEQLLNGDAWIVFDHTSRLAQAFNERPDDFVAFPAPAGPTGRGFMPVLAGVAIPRTAPDAEGAKALVTYLMQPETQIATLRATNFFPVVDVELPDDLPPSVKAAGEAVAKMSGSADANPGLLPAGLGSMGGDFNRVYVDTFERIVLAGQPIEQVLDDQKKQLEKIMTETGAPCWAPDAPSEGACPVE; the protein is encoded by the coding sequence ATGTCCATTCAATCGAAACTTGCGGGTGCCGTATCAGGTTTGGCTATTCTTGTTGGCGCAGCTGCCGTACAAGCCGAAACTCTGTTCTGGTCGACCCAAGCCCGTCCTGCTGAAGAGGCGCAAGCCATGCGGGCCGAGGTGCTTGGTGGATTTGATGGCGAAGTTGATTACCAGCCAAACGAAGATGGCCCTTGGTTGACCCGGCTCCAAGCCGAGTTGCAGGCGGGCTCGGGAAGTATTGATCTGCTGGGCTCTTTGCACGGCAACTTCTCGGCAATGAACCCCGATGATCTGATGGATCTCAGCGATCTGGGTGTGATGTCGGCGTCGGACACTTTCAACGATCTGGCTAAGCTGGGAACGGACAGCCTGCAATACATGCCGTGGATGCAAGCGAGCTATATCATGGCCGCCAACAAGGAAGCGCTGCAATACCTGCCAGAAGGTGCAGACGTTAACGCGCTGACCTATGACCAGTTGATCGCATGGACAGCCAATGTCGAACAAGCGACTGGTCAGAAGAAATTCGGTTTTCCGGCTGGGCCCAAAGGGCTGAAACACCGTTTTTTCCAAGGCTATCTTTACCCGTCCTACACTAACGGTGTCGTGCGAACGTTTGCGTCGCCCGAGGCTGTGACCGCATGGGAGAAGTTCAAAGAGCTTTGGAGCCATACGAACCCTGCATCAACCAACTTCTCGTTTATGCAGGAACAGCTATTGAACGGAGATGCGTGGATCGTTTTCGATCACACCTCGCGCCTGGCGCAGGCATTCAATGAACGCCCCGATGATTTCGTCGCCTTCCCGGCGCCCGCAGGTCCGACCGGCCGTGGCTTCATGCCTGTTCTGGCAGGTGTTGCCATCCCGCGCACCGCGCCGGATGCAGAAGGTGCCAAAGCTCTGGTAACTTATTTGATGCAGCCAGAGACGCAGATCGCAACTCTGAGAGCCACTAACTTCTTTCCTGTAGTTGACGTCGAGTTGCCAGACGATTTGCCGCCTTCGGTAAAAGCTGCCGGTGAAGCCGTTGCCAAGATGAGCGGTTCGGCAGATGCCAATCCTGGATTGTTGCCCGCAGGTCTGGGCAGCATGGGCGGTGATTTCAATCGTGTCTACGTAGATACGTTTGAACGCATTGTTCTGGCTGGCCAGCCCATCGAGCAGGTCCTGGATGATCAGAAGAAACAGCTTGAAAAAATCATGACTGAAACCGGCGCGCCCTGCTGGGCACCTGATGCGCCTTCGGAAGGCGCGTGCCCGGTCGAGTAA
- a CDS encoding carbohydrate ABC transporter permease, whose protein sequence is MTAVADVVAPDARKAGKGLYRAGVILLCAWVIVPLYLLFVNTMSSPDTVNSFPKSFLPEFDMGSLEFFAGFQGMLAALWNSVVVALMTMVMSIAIGAPAGYALSRFDFRGKELFRLLILLTRAFPLPLLALPLAVLFIRTGLDDTAFGLALVHTTLAIPFAVLITFSLFSGIPLELEEAAWTLGCTRLTAFTKVILPLVLPGITASAIFAFVISWNEVFAAAVLTIENRTLPAFLLQTLGEAPLHLKFAGGFILVVPALIFIFAVRKYLFAMWGIANR, encoded by the coding sequence ATGACGGCTGTTGCAGACGTAGTTGCCCCCGACGCGCGTAAGGCGGGCAAAGGGCTTTACCGGGCCGGGGTTATCCTGCTGTGCGCCTGGGTGATCGTCCCGCTCTACCTATTGTTTGTGAACACGATGTCCTCACCGGATACTGTGAACAGCTTCCCCAAGAGCTTCCTCCCGGAATTTGACATGGGATCCTTGGAATTCTTTGCGGGGTTCCAGGGAATGCTGGCGGCACTGTGGAATTCAGTTGTGGTTGCTTTGATGACGATGGTGATGTCCATCGCGATCGGAGCCCCGGCTGGGTACGCCCTGTCACGGTTCGACTTCCGGGGGAAGGAACTGTTCCGCCTGTTGATCCTGCTGACACGGGCTTTCCCACTGCCACTGCTGGCGTTGCCTCTGGCGGTTCTCTTTATCCGCACGGGTCTGGATGACACAGCCTTCGGTCTGGCCCTTGTCCACACCACACTGGCAATCCCCTTTGCGGTGCTCATAACCTTTTCGCTATTCTCAGGTATTCCGCTTGAGCTGGAAGAAGCGGCCTGGACATTGGGCTGCACGCGTCTGACCGCCTTTACCAAGGTGATCCTGCCGTTGGTCCTCCCGGGGATCACGGCCTCGGCTATCTTTGCCTTCGTGATCTCGTGGAACGAGGTTTTCGCGGCCGCCGTTCTGACCATCGAAAACCGGACGCTTCCCGCGTTCCTGTTGCAGACCCTGGGCGAAGCACCGCTGCATCTGAAATTTGCAGGCGGGTTCATTCTCGTGGTGCCTGCACTGATTTTCATCTTCGCCGTGCGCAAATATCTCTTTGCCATGTGGGGTATTGCCAACCGCTGA